CTCCATTGAGTACCGCATGCCTGCAGAGATCAGCCCCTGGCAAGGCGCCTATGTAAGAGGTAGTGCCAATTCACCTGATCAGGCATTGGAATACATCCTGATTGCCCTGAATAATTCCGATTACTGGGCATCCTAATGCAATACTAAATCACAATTAATCTCCACATCATCTACCACAGCTCCCATTTTCTGGTAAAACTCAATGGCATTCCTGTTCCAGTTAGATACCTGCCACCTGACCTTTTTACAATTCCGGGATCGGGCCAGTTCTATCAATGTCTGTAGCAATGCCTTGCCTATACCTTGCTTCCTATAGCCTGGTTGCAGGTACAGGTCATCCAGGTAAAGGGCCTTGCCACTCCATGAATAATAAGACCAGAAGAAAGTGGCAAACCCGACAATGACACCATTGGACTCTGCAACAAATGCCTGGAACAGGTCTTTGTCAGCCGCCATCTGGGCAGGCGTAATACTCACTTTATCTGATGATTGCTGAAACGAGGCGAACTCGCGGATTAACAAAAATATAGCGGGAAAATCTTTCTCCCCTGCGAGCCGGATAGAAAATGCTTGCATAATTTTGTGGTCTGAAATTTTGAAAGGTACCAATGAAAGGTAATAAAATTAAGCGCATGATCGCCTTATTTTTCTGCATCGCATTATCTGTATTTTGCTTAAATACCCGCATGATAGCCATTGATTGGATGGGCAGTTTGTGTATCTTGGCTACGGTATTCCTGCCCAGCTACCAAAAACGGATTGCCGCCCACGTTCAATGAAATTCAGATCACTGTTAACGATTTGTTGCCTGTATACGATTGTCGCTGTTGGCCAGACAGCCATCCAGGTAGATCTTAAAAATGAAAAAGGTCCGCTGAAACCCATCTGGGCCTGGTTTGGCTATGATGAGCCGAATTATACCTATATGAAGGATGGGAAGAAACTGTTGTCAGAACTGGCGGCACTGAGCCCCGTTCCTGTTTATGTGCGGGCACATAACCTGATGAATACAGGCGATGGAGCAGCTGCCCTGAAATGGGGCTCTACCAATATGTATACGGAAGATGCCAATGGGAATCCTGTTTATAACTGGCGGATCGTTGATTCTATTTTCGACACCTACATCTCCCGGAAAATGAAACCACTGGCGCAAATTGGCTTTATGCCGGAGGCCTTATCCACACATCCTACGCCTTACAGGCATTACTGGCAACCCGGCCATGATTACAAAGAGATTTGTACCGGCTGGGCGTATCCTCCAAAGGACTATAATAAGTGGGAGGAACTGATCTATCAATGG
This window of the Chitinophaga sancti genome carries:
- a CDS encoding GNAT family N-acetyltransferase; the protein is MQAFSIRLAGEKDFPAIFLLIREFASFQQSSDKVSITPAQMAADKDLFQAFVAESNGVIVGFATFFWSYYSWSGKALYLDDLYLQPGYRKQGIGKALLQTLIELARSRNCKKVRWQVSNWNRNAIEFYQKMGAVVDDVEINCDLVLH